In the genome of Staphylococcus durrellii, one region contains:
- a CDS encoding nucleotide pyrophosphohydrolase, giving the protein MDEIKYLIKEVNKFRDDRNWRQFHNEKDLALSISLEASELLELFQWKDSEEVVQEKKVRLAEELADVLIYSYMLADNLDFNITDIVEDKLKKNNIKYPISKSRNNKIKYNDL; this is encoded by the coding sequence ATGGATGAAATTAAGTATTTAATTAAAGAAGTGAATAAATTTCGAGATGATCGTAATTGGAGGCAGTTTCATAATGAAAAAGATTTAGCTCTATCAATTTCATTAGAAGCTTCCGAGTTGTTAGAACTATTTCAATGGAAAGATTCAGAAGAAGTAGTTCAAGAAAAAAAAGTCAGGTTAGCAGAAGAATTAGCAGACGTCTTAATATATAGTTATATGTTAGCTGATAATTTAGATTTTAATATAACAGATATAGTTGAAGATAAATTAAAGAAAAATAATATTAAGTATCCAATTTCAAAAAGTAGAAATAATAAAATTAAATATAATGATTTGTGA
- a CDS encoding RNA-binding protein — MKKVLFLIVSVLFLLVACSTGDADTDTDSKDDKKNSDKLKASNKMKTFKIGQVIDADGVDIKLDKVEYVTNYDEYSAPENGKAVKVYLKFKNNNDDQVLMDSSDYTMKVNSENYEQWYGNEDMHDGFTHQLNKGNTASGYITYDVPDSNNYTLEMNASPKFANVKAKWEIKKSDIKGASNSNNTADESTNDDVAATDTSTDNEDEGDSDSDEITYTAEEYNDLVDEYNGLTDGEKMDHVSREVIEIEYTQLEDRIEKLYDQQTEEADKEYQKEMDELDKQEKADEEQQAKEDKEFEEQQKKEEEEYQKELDEEAKQEAEDEKAEKAADEQQEKEDKQMEEQL, encoded by the coding sequence GTGAAAAAAGTTTTATTTTTGATAGTTTCTGTTTTGTTTTTGCTAGTTGCATGTAGTACAGGTGATGCTGATACTGATACTGATTCAAAAGATGACAAGAAAAATTCAGATAAATTAAAAGCATCAAATAAAATGAAAACATTTAAAATAGGGCAAGTGATTGATGCAGATGGTGTAGACATTAAACTTGATAAAGTTGAATATGTTACTAACTATGATGAATACAGTGCGCCAGAAAATGGTAAGGCTGTAAAAGTATATTTGAAATTTAAAAATAACAATGATGATCAAGTGCTTATGGATTCTTCAGATTATACTATGAAAGTTAATAGTGAGAATTATGAACAATGGTATGGTAATGAAGATATGCATGATGGATTTACCCATCAATTAAATAAAGGGAATACGGCTTCGGGATACATAACTTATGATGTGCCGGATAGTAATAATTATACATTGGAAATGAATGCTTCGCCTAAGTTTGCAAATGTAAAAGCAAAATGGGAAATTAAAAAATCTGATATCAAAGGCGCTAGCAATTCTAATAATACAGCGGATGAAAGCACAAATGATGATGTGGCCGCAACTGATACATCAACTGATAATGAAGATGAAGGTGATTCAGATAGTGATGAAATTACTTATACAGCTGAAGAATATAATGACTTAGTTGATGAGTATAATGGACTAACTGATGGAGAAAAGATGGATCATGTAAGTAGAGAAGTTATAGAAATCGAATATACTCAATTAGAAGATCGTATAGAAAAATTATATGATCAGCAAACAGAAGAAGCGGATAAAGAGTATCAAAAAGAAATGGACGAACTAGATAAACAAGAAAAAGCAGATGAAGAACAACAAGCTAAAGAAGACAAAGAATTTGAAGAGCAGCAAAAGAAAGAAGAAGAAGAGTATCAGAAAGAATTAGATGAAGAAGCTAAACAAGAAGCTGAAGATGAAAAAGCTGAGAAAGCTGCAGATGAGCAACAAGAAAAAGAAGATAAACAAATGGAAGAACAATTATAA
- a CDS encoding DUF4064 domain-containing protein has translation MEAYKKQTNRVAETILGILGSVFGIFGGLFAIVFDGLDASFNNTSGSEITGLGISVILVCIITLILSCIINKKRVVMGILLIIGGILNFIFIGFFGVLSGILILVAGILALLRK, from the coding sequence ATGGAAGCTTATAAAAAACAAACAAACAGAGTTGCTGAAACAATTCTAGGGATTTTAGGTAGTGTATTTGGAATTTTTGGTGGTTTATTTGCCATTGTATTTGATGGATTAGATGCTTCATTTAATAATACTAGCGGCAGTGAAATTACAGGACTTGGAATAAGTGTCATTTTAGTATGTATCATAACTTTGATTTTAAGTTGCATTATTAATAAAAAGCGTGTTGTTATGGGAATACTACTTATTATTGGTGGTATTTTAAACTTTATTTTTATTGGTTTCTTCGGTGTTCTTTCTGGAATATTAATTTTAGTAGCAGGAATTCTAGCTTTACTAAGAAAATAA
- a CDS encoding BlaI/MecI/CopY family transcriptional regulator, with protein sequence MLNNQIEITAAEWDVMNVIWDKKSASANEIVFEIQQYKEISEKTIRTLITRLYKKEILTRHKSNRIYYYSSNVKEDNIKLKTAKNFLNKLYGGDMKNLVLNFAQHEELSAEEIKELRDILNDISEK encoded by the coding sequence GTGCTCAATAATCAAATTGAAATAACCGCCGCTGAATGGGACGTTATGAATGTAATATGGGATAAAAAATCAGCATCTGCTAACGAAATTGTTTTCGAGATCCAACAATATAAAGAAATCAGTGAAAAAACTATTCGGACATTAATAACACGTTTATATAAGAAAGAAATTTTGACGCGCCATAAATCTAATCGTATTTATTATTACTCATCTAATGTTAAAGAAGATAACATTAAGTTGAAAACAGCTAAAAACTTTCTCAATAAATTATATGGCGGAGACATGAAAAATTTAGTGCTTAACTTTGCACAACATGAAGAACTAAGTGCTGAAGAAATTAAAGAATTGCGTGATATTTTAAATGATATTAGCGAAAAATAA